The following is a genomic window from Acidobacteriota bacterium.
CCTGATGAAATTAAAAGATTATACGAAATAATTCAATTCAGTATATACAAGCCTGAAACTCATAAGTGTTAGTATTTATGCGGTTTTGTGGTAAAAAATATGCTCTAAAGTAGGAAACTCACGCTAGTACTTAGTTGCATAAGTTCTCACCCCGTCATTCCCCCAGGTCTTAAGCGGGAATCCATTGATTTTACTGGATTCCTGCTTTCGCAGGAATGACAACATAAGACGCTAATTTACGCAACTAAGTACTAGATATTTCAAGCCATGAATTTTTTCTCCTTTCTTCAACAAAACTTTTACCACTTTTTTACAACTTCATGACAACGCGGGATTAAAAAACTTATAATTTTAGTTTTGAACAAAAATGCATTAATAGGAGGCAATGGGAAAAGAAATCGTGAAAAAAAGAAATTTCCTTTGCCGAGAAGGATAACATGAAAATAAAGCTCATAGCCCCTGATGCAAAATGGGAAACGAGTATCACGAGTGCTGAAACCCACAAAGTCCAAAATGAGACACCGGCTTGATTGTGTCCAGTTGAGAGTGATCTGTCCATTTCCTGGAACTCGTCTTTACAACAGACTTTTGGAAGAAAACCGTCTGTTTGATCCTGAGTGGTGGCTTAAGGGATATCCCCCGGGCACTCTCCTCTTTCGTCCAAAAGGTATGACCCCTGAGCAGCTCCTGAACGGTCTTCATCGGATAACCAAAGAGCTCTATTCTTTCCATGGAATTGTGAATCGTTTCTTCGGTATAAGTCCTTGGAAGCGTTCTCTCAATAATTTCACTATTTTCTTAGGTGCTAATTTTGGCAACCGAAAGCGCTATTTCAAAGGTTTAACCACCCCTCAACCATTTCTTTCCAAGAACTGATTCCTCCTAATTTTCTCTTCTTAACAATCAGCAATTTTGATGGCGTTTTAGAAATATAAAATGTTAAAAAGCAAAGAATGATAATAAAATTATTGTATTCTGTTATTTTCGATGATTTACAAGTTATTGAAATGAAATATAGAGATGGGAAAGAAACAAAATAAGATATCTTGACTAAATTCTGAATTAGAAATAAAATTTTACCAAATAGAATGAATCCAAAAAAAATTTTTTATCTATTCTTGGCATCACTATTATTGATTTTATGCCTCATAAATATCTTTCACATGAAAAATAGAGCTGACCTTCCTTTTGAATACAGAAGCTATAATGGAAAAATAATAATATCCACTATAAGTTTATCTTCAAAAGAGGTCGGACTGAAAGAAAATGACGTTTTATTAAAAATTAATGAATTTCCCGTCAAAAAAATACCCCATATAGAATTTGCTTTAAATTACAAAAAACCAGGAGATTTAATTTCGTTAAAAATTTTAAGAAATCAGCAAGAAAAAGAATTCTATGTAGAATCTTCTCGTTACTACTCAAATCTATCCATCCTTGTTTTCTTCTCCGTAGGAATTGTTCTATGGATATTTGGCATTTTCATTTTTTTAATGAAACCTGAGGAAAAACCAGCAGAAATTATTTTCTTCAATCTTCTATGCTTCTCTTCAACTATTATGATCTCAGCTACCAACTTGGGTACAATACCTTTTCCCTGGGTTGATTTAATTTTGAGAGTTATCTTTCTAATCACATATTCATTAACCCCTGCTATTTTTTTACATTTTTCATTCATTTTCCCAAAAGAAAAAGCTTTTAAGAATAAATTACTTCTTTACATTCCAGGCATCCTTTTTGTCTTGAATTTTCAATTATTTTTTCTGCATGCATTTTTTAAAAAGTCCATATTCTATTTTTATAATTTTCATTACCCTTTTCCTTATTTCAGATTTTATGTAGTTCTCTTTACAATGATAGGAATATTTAATTTTATCAGGACATTCATAAAATCAACATCAGGAGAAGAAAAAGATAAAATAAGATGGATATTATGGGGAATAGTGTTTAGTGTTGCTCCATTTATTCTGTTGTGGATGATTCCTAAAGCAATCCTTGATTCTCCAATAATAAAGGAAGAAGTCGCAGAGTTTTTTTTCATATTGATACCTGTTTCCTTTCTCATCTCAATAGTTAAATACAAATTGTTCGATATTGAACTTATCATCAAAAAAAGTTTGATATATTCATCATTGACTTTTTCTGTAATAATCCTTTACTTTACATTGATAGAAATTATTCAGTACCTATTCAATTTGGAAGCTCTAAAAAAAATTAATTTGATAAGAATAATGGTAATTCTTATTATCGCAGCTCTGTTTAACCCGATAAGAGAGAAAATTCAGAATTTAATCGACAGGATGTTCTACAGAATACCTTTTGATTATAGAAAAATAGTAAGGGAGTTTACAGCGGAAATGCATAAATCATTATCAATGCAGGATTTAGTCTCGGTCCTACTGATGAAAATTAATAGAGCGTTATTTATAGAGGGCGCATCAGTATATATTTATGATTCTAACTCAAAAAAATACAGAAAAGTTAGAAGTATTGGAACTCATAAATCCTTTGAGGATAATTTTCATTTTGAATTTTCAGGTTCAAGGATACTGGCGATAAAAGGTAGAGCTGAAGAGATAGAAGAATTAGATTTTTCAAAAGAAAAGGAAATTGAAAAAGCTGGGTTTGAAATCTTAGCTCAGTTTCCTTTTACTCATAAAGAGCTTCGTGGAGTTATTGGATTAGGAAGGAAAAAATCTGAAAAGTTATATTCAAAAAAAGACCTTGAATTTATCCTCACTATCTCTGAAGAAGCCTCTATAGGAATAGAAAGATTAAAGCTTCAAGAAGAAGTGATTTTAGAAAGGCTCGAGAAAGAAAAGCTTGAGGAAATAAACAGGTTAAAAAGCGAATTTGTATCCACAGTCTCCCATGAACTTCGCTCTCCAATGACCTCAATAAGAGGATTCGCTGAAATGTTGCAAATAGGAAAGAAAATAGACAAAGAAAAAAGAGATGAATATCTTGATATCATTATAGAAGAAAGTGAAAGGCTGTCGAGATTAATAGAAAATATTCTCGACATAAGTAAAATAGAGGAAGGAGTAAAAAAATATTATTTTGACAAGCTTAATCTTAAAGATTTAATAGAACGAACTTTAAGTTCAATGGAGTTTCAATTTAAAAAGTCAGGGTTTAAAATAAATAAAAATATTTCAGAAAAAATTCCTCTTATAAATGGGGATTGTGATGCATTAACTCAGGTTTTAATAAATCTGTTAAATAACTCTATTAAATATTCTTCTGATAGAAAAGAAATAACGGTAAATTTAAAAGAGAATAAAGATTATCTCATCGTTGAGATTGAAGATAAAGGCATTGGAATTCCAGAAGATAAGCTTGATAAAATCTTTGATAAGTATTATAGAATTGAAGATGAAGAATTTAAAAAAGTTAAAGGTCTGGGATTGGGGTTATCAGTTGTAAGGCACATAATAGAAGCTCATAACGGAGATATAAAAGTAGAAAGTAAAGTTGGAATTGGAACAAAATTTTCTGTATATCTGCCAAAACAATGAAAAAAATATTAATTGTTGAAGATGATTTGAACCTTTTTAAAAACTTGAAGGTTCATTTAGAGAATGAATATTTTGATGTCATTCATGCAGAAGATGGAGAAAAATGTCTTGAACTCGTAAAAAGAGAAAAAGTTGATTTAATAATTTTAGATATAGTTCTACCAAAGATAAGTGGGTTTGATGTAATGAAGAAAATAAGAGAATCTGGGATTGCCACATCGGTTCTTATGCTAAGCGGAAAGAGAAAAAATGAGATGGATAAAGTTTTAGGCCTTGAGATAGGAGCAGATGATTATGTTACAAAACCATTCAGCACAAGAGAATTGGTCGCAAGAGTTAAAGCTATTTTAAGAAGGAAAATACCAAAAAAAATTGAACTGGACGAATACAGCTTCAGAAATATTCATCTTGATTTTAAAAAACAAGAAGCTTATAAAGCAGGAAAGAAAATTAAATTATCTCCGAAAGAATTTAAAATTTTGAAATTTTTTGTTTCTCATGAAGGAGAAGTCGCGACAAGAGATATGTTGTTGAATGAAGTATGGGGATATGAAGTATTTCCCACAACAAGAACGGTTGATAATTTCATTCTTTCCTTAAGAAAAAAGATTGAAGATAATCCCTCTAAACCAAAACACATTTTAACCATCCATGGCTCTGGATATAAATTTATAAAATAACACAATAATTTTTTAATTTCCTTCATCCATTCATAAATTTCTAGTGTGCTGTAACATAAATTTTTTTACAAACATTAGATTTCTCAGAAAGCACACTGAAGGGGTATGGGGAAGGTCACTTCCCCATGTCTGGGGGGTGCTCAGCGAAGCGTCTAAGGAGGGCTTGCCCCCATAGGGAAAGTGTCGTGTCACATCAAAATAACAAAAGATATTTAAGTGACACGACACTAAATCAATTTTTTAGCTTATTTTTTATGACAATATTTTTACAATATATCAACAATTTCATGACAATTTTCTGTATCAGAAGAATTAAATTTTATATGAAATGATTGAATGGATACTAAAATGATGGAACAAAAATTAAAAAAAATGCCTGATTTAAAATTTCAGGAAAGGGGAATGTCTTTTAAGAAGACGCATGTGATTATAAACCCTGCTTCAGCTGGAGGAAAAACTAGAATCAGGCAAACCCAAATCATTAATGAGCTTGATAAACATTTCGGAAATAGATATTCCATCTTTATTACTCAAAGACCCTTAGATGCTACCTTTTCAGTTCGAAGAGCAATCATTGAAGGAAGTGAGCTAATCATTGCAATTGGCGGAGATGGAACTATTCAGGAAACTGTAAATGGGTTTTTCTTCGATGGATATCTAATAAATCCTGCTTGTCAACTTGGCATCATCAACAGTGGAACTGGACACGGTTTTGCTCAGAGTTTGGGCTTGCCGTCAGAGATCAAAAAGCAACTTGAAGTTATTTGTAGAGGAGAAAGTCGTTTTATTGATGTTGGAAGAGTTGTTTTCTCTAACAAAGATGGAATAGCAATTGAGCGTTTTTTTATAAATGAATGTCAAGCAGGAATAGGAGGAGAAGTAGTCAAATGCGTCCAATCAAAGCACAAAAAATTTGGCGGACTCATTGTTTTTGGTTTAACTGCATTCTCAAAGGTTTTTAGTTATCCTGGCCATCTGATTGCAGCAACTATAGATAATAGTTTTCATACGATGCAGAAACTTATCGGAATCGCTATTGCTAATGGTAAATTCACTGGAGGTGGCATGAATTTGGCTCCTCAAGCTAAGGCCGATGATGGATTGCTCGATATCCTTTTGATTCATGAGCAACCAATCCTTCAGCGTCTATGGAATTTCCCAAAGATATATTCTGGACAACACATCCTTTCATCGAAGTTCAGTTATTTTCAAGGAAAAAGTATAACTCTCAATGCTTCTGAAAGGGTATTTGTTGAAGCAGATGGTGAACTGCTTGGTTTCCTACCCTGTACTGTTGAAGTAATTCCCTCTGCATTAAAGGTCAGGGTTTATTCTCAAGAGAAAGGATGAGAGAAAATGCAAAAATTTTTTCTGAAAATTCTGAAATTTGAATTTGAGGCTCGTATTTTTATCTCATTTATCATAGTAATTTTTGTTTCCGCTCTTTCTTTTTCAATGTTTTATCACTCTCCATCTAACGCTATCATAATTGGTAAAATAATTGGGTCTTCTGCTGAAACATCTATGGCCGCTGGTTATTTAGTTGTGGCGTTCTTCATGTTATTGGCATCAATTCTCAGATCATGGTCGGGAAGTATATTAACTTCCCAGAGAATGATGTCATTCCGCGTCCAAGTTGACAAACTGATGACAGCAGGTCCTTATCTCCTCGTTCGAAACCCTATTTACCTTGCAGACCTTATAGCATTCTGCGGCTTTGCACTCTGCCTTACACCTATCGGTATTTTTCTACCAGTTCTTCTTTTACTCCATTATACTCAACTTATAAAGTATGAAGAGGTATCTCTAATAGAACAATTTGGGAAAAAGTATTTGGATTACAAAACACGTATCCCCCGATTGATACCGAATTATAAAAGTGCTTGTAACTTGATTTCTGCGTTTAAAGAGTTTGAGATAAATCGAGATGGGTTAAGACACAATGCTCTCTATCTGCTTTTCATCCCTGGATTTATTTTAGCGGCTTTCACTCAAGAAATTCTCTTTGCTGTTATTGTTGGAATTCCTGCTGTATTCGATTGGGCCATAATTCACACAAAAATCGGATTATCCAAGAAACCTAAGAAAGGGGATTCTGGAAAAAAGTATATCTTTAATGCTGATCAGGAGAACAATAAGATATTTAAAGAGATAATTTATGCCCAATGCTGGGAAGATCCTCAAATAGACCGTGAAGCATTTAAAATCACCTCTGACGATGTAGTTTTTTCAATTACTTCAGGTGGATGCAATACTTTAACTTTTTTACTTGACAATCCACGCAAAGTCATTGCTCTTGATATTAACCCCCATCAGAATTTTTTACTGGATTTAAAGATTGCAGCGTTTAAGAATCTTTCATACGAAGAATTGCTCGAATTTACAGGACTGAGAGAATCTAAACGTCGTCTTCTATTATACAAGCAAATTCGTTCCTCTCTCCAAGTGGACAGTATCAGATATTGGGATAATCAATTGAAGAAAATAAAACAGGGTATCATTCACTGCGGTCGTTATGAAGGCTATATGCGATTGCTGAAAACAATAATAGTTACTCCAATCATGAAGAGACAGTTAATTGAGAAATTTTTTGAAACTGAAGATTCAGCAGCAAGAGCAAAGCTTTTCCATCAGAGATGGGAAAATATCTGGTGGTGGCTACTCACCAGAATCATGCTCAGCCGCACAGTAATGACTCTGTTTTTTGATAGAGCATTCTTTGTTTACCTCGATGAAAAATTTTCATTCGGAAAGCATTTTGCAAAGAAAGTTGAGCGAGCGCTCACCCAATTGCCCATGAAGGAAAATTACTTTCTCTCCTATATTTTGCTCAGAAGATTTTACAGCGAAGAACATCTTCCAGTTTATCTGAGACAGACTAATTATGACATCATCCGCAGCCGAGTAGATCGAATCGAAATAGTTACGGATAGCTGCGAGCATTTTTTTACTACATTGTCTGATTCTTGTATTTCAAAATTTAACTTCTCAAACATTTTTGAGTGGATTTCAACCAAAGCCTATGAAAACTTACTTAAAGAGACGATTCGAGTAGCAAAGGATAGAGCTGTTATAACTTATCGAAATTTGCTTGTGTTCCGTGAACATCCTGTTTCTCTTGACGAGAAAATCCATTCTCTAAAACCTTTAGTAAAATTTCTTCATGAGCAAGACCTTTCATTCATTTATAACAACTACGTTGTTGAAGAAATTCATAAAGGAGAAGCAAATGACATATAAAGTTATGCCCGTATCCAATTCTCGACAGATGAAGGATTTTCTCATGCTGCCGTTTGTCATTTATCGTCATGATCCTAACTGGGTTCCTCCAATTACTTCAGAAGTGAGACGCATTATTAACGAAAAGATCAATCCATACTTCAACAACGCACAAATAAAATTTTTTGTCTGTTATAAAAATAATACTGCTGTTTCTCGCACTGCCATCATTATTAACAGGCTCCACCATGAAAAATTTGGAGTTAATGCAGTTTTCTTTGGCTTCTTTGAATCTATAAATGATCCCGATGCTGTTCGCTACCTATTTGATGAAGCAGAAAGCTATTGTAAGAGTCAAGGGAGTGCGTTGCTCGAAGGGCCATTTAACCCAAATCACTACTCAGAGTTAGGGCTGCAAGTAAATAAATTTGGGACTCCACCAACTTTTTTCCAACCATACAATCCTGAATATTATACAGACTTACTTGAAGCAACAGGTTTTCATGTTTCATCCCGATTTCACTCCTGGAAGAATGAGAACATCAGGGAATATATTCTCGATCATTATGGAATCCAAACAGCTCTTGAGGTAGATGGCTACACTGTCCGCTCTTTTTCAATGAAAAACATCAGAGCAGAACTTGAAATCATCCGTGAGGTAAACAACAATGCCTTCTCATCTAACTGGCATTTTCTGCCTTTGTCCAGGGAAGAGTATCTATTTTCTTCAAAATTTCTGAGTTTGATAACCTATCCAGAGCTAATCAAGATTGTGGAGCATAATGGTTCTCCTGCAGGAGTGCTTATCTGTGTTCTGGATATTAATCCATTGCTTAAAAAAATGAATGGAAAGGTAGGACCTATTAAATACATCAGGTTTTTGTATGAGAGAAGGAAAATCAGAAAGCTTATCATTTATTCTGTGGGTATTAAAAAGGAATATCAGCATACGCCTGTTTTCCAGCTAATTTTCAATGCATTCTGTCAGATTATTCTGAATTATAATGTCTTAGAAACAACCTGGTTATCGGAAGAAAATATTCCTGCAGTAAAAGCAACTGATCGTCTTGGGTTAAAACCTGATAAACAGTTTGTTATCTATGAAAAATATCTGGACGGATAAATAATTTTAAAAGGAGAAAGGAATGACAAAAGTTTTTAATCCTCAAGATTGGGGGCTCCAAATGAGCCCCAGGGGTGAGCTAATGGTTGGGGATTATAATACTGTTACCCTTGCCAAAGAATATGGCACTCCTCTCCATGTAGTAAATGAACACCGCTTGGAAGAAACTGCAAAGAAGTTTCGGGAAAGTGCCAGTTCCATGTACCCGGGGAAAACATCAGTCCATTATGCATTCAAGTGTAATTCTGTACCAGTAGTTATACAAACGATTCGTCGCGCCGGACTAAAAGCTGAAGTTATGAGCGAATTTGAATTGAATTTGGCTTTCCACATAGGTTATGAAGGGGAGGAGATTGTTGTTAATGGACCATGCAAAACTGATTCCTTTCTGCGCCAATGTCTTAATAGGCGTGTCCGCTTCATCATTATCGATTCCCTCGACGAACTTCAAGCACTAAATCAAATATGTATATCAGAAGAAAAAAACGCAAACATCTTGCTTAGAATCAATCCTGATTACATTCCTAAAGGTATGAATCAAGGCTCCGCAACAGGAAGCCGAAAAGGCTGTGCTTTCGGGCTCGATCTTAAAGGCGGAGAGGTCACTACTTGCTTAAATTTATTAAAAGAAATGAAACGAATTCATTTTCATGGATTCCACTTTCATATTGGTACTGGGATAAGAGACCCAAGAGAGTATTCAAAAGCACTTAAATGTCTAAGTTTACTTCTTGATTGTGCTTATTCTTCAGGGCTGATGGTCAAAATTTTGGATATTGGCGGAGGATTTGCCTCAATGACAACGCGAGAACTAACAAACCGTGAGCTTCTGGTTTATCAAGGATTAGAGCGCTTACCCTCTGGTGTTGATAAAAGCAATAATGCTACCTTCGAAGATTTTGCAAGAGAAATATCTAATGCTATCTTAAAATATTTTCCCCCAGACAAATTGCCAGAAATCTTGTATGAACCAGGAAGATGTATTGCAAGTCCTAACCAGTTTTTACTACTCACTGTTCACCGAGTAAAAGAACGTCCTAAAATTCGAAAGTGGCTCATCACTGATGGTGGTTTAGGAACGGTAACCATGCCTACTTTCTATGAATATCATGAGGTCTTTTTATGCAACGATGTTACACGACCTCGAATAGAAAAGGTAACTATTGCAGGTCCAGTCTGCTTTGCTTCTGATGTTGTATATCGAAATAAACTTATGCCTCAGGTTCATCCTGGAGAAGTTATCGCAATCATGGATAGCGGAGCCTATTTCACAGCCCTGGAATCATCCTTTGGTTTTGCTCATCCAGCAATTATCTCCATCAACCTCTCTACTCACCGCTTGATTAGGAGGGCAGAAACATTTGAGGATATGGTTTGTAGGGATATATTTAATAATTCAATTAATGGAAGGGAGGAAAAAAATGAAATTTGCAATCATTAAAAATGGCATAAATCCACTTCGAGATAAAATCGCTGAGGAGATTATACAAAAGTGTCTTCAGCATGGCCATGAAATTTCTACTTCGGAGAATGGTATTCAGTTTGTTCTGAACCTGACCCAAATAGAATCTCCGCAATTTTTTCGTAGACATTCCCAATCAATTCTTGTCTTTTCGATTGTTGCAACTGAAAGCGAAGGTAAGGATTTACGCTCCGTCTGTTATACAACTCTCGTCCGGACCCTCTCCAACATTTTAATATGTGTTACACCCAATAAAAATTCTCTTTCTTCTGAAGGAAACAGTCCATGCGAAATTTATTTCACCACACCAGAGGCAGGATTCTATCATTTTCCTTTCGATCCAGAAGAAGTTTATCGTTGCATTATTCCAATTGCAGGAGCGCACTTTGCAATGGGGAACCAGTTCTTCACAGACTTACCCCCTCGCTACTGGAAAACTTCTCCAATTGTTGAAAAAATCAAAGAATACGGAAAAGAGCTTGATAGTCTCGGTGTGCTTCCCGCACCATTTCCCCTCAGAGAAGTTCTATCGGAAGAAAACATTCAACATGTTTACAATCTCTTTGAATTAAAAGGTATAAGCTATGGAAATCTCAGCGCCCGTGAACATATTCCAGAACTTGGCAAGGCGACTTTCTGGATGACCGCCCGAGGAATAAATAAAGCTAAAATTTCAAAAATAGGCAAAGATGTGTTGTTAGTAAAAGGCTTTGATTATGAGCAGGGCAAAGCATTGGTAAGCGTTCCACCTGACTTCGACCCAAAAGCAAGGGTATCAGTTGATGCTGTTGAGCATGAGCTCATCTATCGAACATTTCCTGAAGTTGGCGCAATTGTCCATGTGCATGCATGGATGGATGGAGTTCTCTGTACCCGACAGAATTATCCATGTGGAACACAGGAGCTTGCCGAAGAAGTTGTGAACCTGCTTCGCAAAACGGACAATCCATTGCAGACCGCTGTTGGTCTTAAAAATCACGGATTGACCATAACAGGGCCAAGCCTTGAAGAAATCTTTAAACGGATTCGTGGAAAGCTTCTCACTGAAGTTCTAATGTTTAAATAAAGGAGCTTCTATGGAAGTATATGCTATTAGAACCCTGAGAAATCAGCCATTGCGACTTGCACTCACAATCGGTGGTGTTGCCCTCTGTGTAGTGCTTATGTTTTTTCTTTTGTCTGTCTATAAGGGAGTTGCTGATGGCTCAGTAGAATATATAAAGCAGAATAAAACTGACTTATGGGTCCTTCAGCGCAACGCAACTAATATCCTTCGTGGCTCATCTATACTTTCAACTTTCCAAGGAGAGAGAATCCGACAGATTTCGGGTGTTAAATCTGTTTCTCCGGTTCTTCTCCTTTTATCCACAATCAAGAAAGATGATAAGGTTCGAACAGTATTTTTGACTGGATTTGAGCCAGAGGAAGGCATTGGAGGTCCACCTAATCTTGTTGCTGGCCATACTGTTCTCAGAGA
Proteins encoded in this region:
- a CDS encoding DUF4070 domain-containing protein, which translates into the protein MRHRLDCVQLRVICPFPGTRLYNRLLEENRLFDPEWWLKGYPPGTLLFRPKGMTPEQLLNGLHRITKELYSFHGIVNRFFGISPWKRSLNNFTIFLGANFGNRKRYFKGLTTPQPFLSKN
- a CDS encoding ATP-binding protein, producing MKNRADLPFEYRSYNGKIIISTISLSSKEVGLKENDVLLKINEFPVKKIPHIEFALNYKKPGDLISLKILRNQQEKEFYVESSRYYSNLSILVFFSVGIVLWIFGIFIFLMKPEEKPAEIIFFNLLCFSSTIMISATNLGTIPFPWVDLILRVIFLITYSLTPAIFLHFSFIFPKEKAFKNKLLLYIPGILFVLNFQLFFLHAFFKKSIFYFYNFHYPFPYFRFYVVLFTMIGIFNFIRTFIKSTSGEEKDKIRWILWGIVFSVAPFILLWMIPKAILDSPIIKEEVAEFFFILIPVSFLISIVKYKLFDIELIIKKSLIYSSLTFSVIILYFTLIEIIQYLFNLEALKKINLIRIMVILIIAALFNPIREKIQNLIDRMFYRIPFDYRKIVREFTAEMHKSLSMQDLVSVLLMKINRALFIEGASVYIYDSNSKKYRKVRSIGTHKSFEDNFHFEFSGSRILAIKGRAEEIEELDFSKEKEIEKAGFEILAQFPFTHKELRGVIGLGRKKSEKLYSKKDLEFILTISEEASIGIERLKLQEEVILERLEKEKLEEINRLKSEFVSTVSHELRSPMTSIRGFAEMLQIGKKIDKEKRDEYLDIIIEESERLSRLIENILDISKIEEGVKKYYFDKLNLKDLIERTLSSMEFQFKKSGFKINKNISEKIPLINGDCDALTQVLINLLNNSIKYSSDRKEITVNLKENKDYLIVEIEDKGIGIPEDKLDKIFDKYYRIEDEEFKKVKGLGLGLSVVRHIIEAHNGDIKVESKVGIGTKFSVYLPKQ
- a CDS encoding response regulator transcription factor, with translation MKKILIVEDDLNLFKNLKVHLENEYFDVIHAEDGEKCLELVKREKVDLIILDIVLPKISGFDVMKKIRESGIATSVLMLSGKRKNEMDKVLGLEIGADDYVTKPFSTRELVARVKAILRRKIPKKIELDEYSFRNIHLDFKKQEAYKAGKKIKLSPKEFKILKFFVSHEGEVATRDMLLNEVWGYEVFPTTRTVDNFILSLRKKIEDNPSKPKHILTIHGSGYKFIK
- a CDS encoding diacylglycerol kinase family protein: MMEQKLKKMPDLKFQERGMSFKKTHVIINPASAGGKTRIRQTQIINELDKHFGNRYSIFITQRPLDATFSVRRAIIEGSELIIAIGGDGTIQETVNGFFFDGYLINPACQLGIINSGTGHGFAQSLGLPSEIKKQLEVICRGESRFIDVGRVVFSNKDGIAIERFFINECQAGIGGEVVKCVQSKHKKFGGLIVFGLTAFSKVFSYPGHLIAATIDNSFHTMQKLIGIAIANGKFTGGGMNLAPQAKADDGLLDILLIHEQPILQRLWNFPKIYSGQHILSSKFSYFQGKSITLNASERVFVEADGELLGFLPCTVEVIPSALKVRVYSQEKG
- a CDS encoding DUF3419 family protein gives rise to the protein MQKFFLKILKFEFEARIFISFIIVIFVSALSFSMFYHSPSNAIIIGKIIGSSAETSMAAGYLVVAFFMLLASILRSWSGSILTSQRMMSFRVQVDKLMTAGPYLLVRNPIYLADLIAFCGFALCLTPIGIFLPVLLLLHYTQLIKYEEVSLIEQFGKKYLDYKTRIPRLIPNYKSACNLISAFKEFEINRDGLRHNALYLLFIPGFILAAFTQEILFAVIVGIPAVFDWAIIHTKIGLSKKPKKGDSGKKYIFNADQENNKIFKEIIYAQCWEDPQIDREAFKITSDDVVFSITSGGCNTLTFLLDNPRKVIALDINPHQNFLLDLKIAAFKNLSYEELLEFTGLRESKRRLLLYKQIRSSLQVDSIRYWDNQLKKIKQGIIHCGRYEGYMRLLKTIIVTPIMKRQLIEKFFETEDSAARAKLFHQRWENIWWWLLTRIMLSRTVMTLFFDRAFFVYLDEKFSFGKHFAKKVERALTQLPMKENYFLSYILLRRFYSEEHLPVYLRQTNYDIIRSRVDRIEIVTDSCEHFFTTLSDSCISKFNFSNIFEWISTKAYENLLKETIRVAKDRAVITYRNLLVFREHPVSLDEKIHSLKPLVKFLHEQDLSFIYNNYVVEEIHKGEANDI
- a CDS encoding class II aldolase/adducin family protein, encoding MKFAIIKNGINPLRDKIAEEIIQKCLQHGHEISTSENGIQFVLNLTQIESPQFFRRHSQSILVFSIVATESEGKDLRSVCYTTLVRTLSNILICVTPNKNSLSSEGNSPCEIYFTTPEAGFYHFPFDPEEVYRCIIPIAGAHFAMGNQFFTDLPPRYWKTSPIVEKIKEYGKELDSLGVLPAPFPLREVLSEENIQHVYNLFELKGISYGNLSAREHIPELGKATFWMTARGINKAKISKIGKDVLLVKGFDYEQGKALVSVPPDFDPKARVSVDAVEHELIYRTFPEVGAIVHVHAWMDGVLCTRQNYPCGTQELAEEVVNLLRKTDNPLQTAVGLKNHGLTITGPSLEEIFKRIRGKLLTEVLMFK